In one window of Acipenser ruthenus chromosome 34, fAciRut3.2 maternal haplotype, whole genome shotgun sequence DNA:
- the LOC117402072 gene encoding protein YIPF1 — MDLVDTDWKKTAMATPEDLQFQEFEEAAQLLSANPEAVTRSARDLSSTERERERESERVNVSLSEEEGEEEEAELLSGQKKQPNFWSFDYYQSFFNIDTLQVLDRIKGSLLPLPGKNFVKHHLRNNPDLYGPFWICATLVFTVAISGNLSTFLLKMGDPQYHYRPQFHKVSVAGVSVFCYAWLVPLALWGFLQWRSSSNPSVTSYSFLETVCVYGYSLFIYIPTSILWIIPVDWLRWLLILLAMALSGSVLVLTFWPVIRDDTKPASIATVTAILLLHALLAIGCKMYFFQTATQMMMPVPSLAPPTGNPNITLNQS; from the exons ATGGATCTGGTGGATACCGACTGGAAGAAAACAGCAATGGCAACTCCTGAGGATTTACAATTTCAAG AGTTTGAAGAGGCGGCCCAGCTGCTCTCAGCCAATCCAGAGGCAGTGACTCGGAGTGCGCGGGACCTGAGCAGcacggagagagagagggagagagagagtgagagagtgaacgTCAGCCtgtctgaggaggagggagaggaggaggaggcagag TTGCTGAGTGGACAGAAGAAGCAGCCAAACTTCTGGTCGTTTGATTATTACCAGTCCTTCTTCAACATCGACACCCTGCAG gTCCTGGACAGGATAAAGGGCTCCCTCCTCCCACTGCCGGGGAAGAACTTTGTGAAGCACCATCTGCGCAACAACCCGGACCTGTACG GTCCCTTCTGGATCTGTGCCACTCTGGTTTTCACCGTTGCGATCAGCGGGAACCTCTCCACCTTCCTCTTGAAGATGGGAGACCCCCAGTACCACTACAGACCCCAGTTCCACAAAG tGTCGGTTGCAGGGGTCTCTGTGTTCTGCTATGCCTGGCTCGTACCCCTGGCTCTCTGGGGTTTCCTGCagtggaggagcagcagcaatCCCAGCGTGACGAGCTACTCCTTCctggagactgtgtgtgtgtacgggTACTCACTGTTCATCTACATCCCCACCTCG ATTCTCTGGATTATCCCAGTCGATTGGCTTCGCTGGCTGCTCATTCTCTTGGCTATGGCTCTCTCCGGCTCAGTCCTGGTTCTCACGTTCTGGCCGGTGATTCGAGACGACACTAAGCCCGCCTCCATCGCCACGGTGACGGCCATCCTGCTGCTCCACGCGCTGCTCGCCATTGGCTGCAAG atgtATTTCTTCCAGACAGCCACACAGATGATGATGCCAGTCCCCTCCCTGGCGCCCCCTACAGGAAACCCCAACATTACGTTGAATCAGTCCTAG
- the LOC117402070 gene encoding histone-arginine methyltransferase CARM1, which produces MGTPRAQLHALLFSGAAGEPRSGHKAAVASRLVLHRGRPESRCLVLVFLLFAIISLFLESRTLRGGSESVFHPVHRSPPSPSNKMAVSVFPGVRLLSIGDANGEIQRHSEQQPLKLEVKSTQEAALIALSSSEQVCVFKCSVSRETECSRVGKQSFIITLGCNSVLLQFSSPNDFCSFYNILKNCRGHSEEQSVFTERTEESSAVQYFQFYGYLSQQQNMMQDYVRTGTYQRAILQNHIDFKDKVVLDVGCGSGILSFFAAQAGARKVYAVEASSMAQHAELLVKNNNLTDRILVISGKVEEVNLPEQVDMIISEPMGYMLFNERMLESYLHAKKFLKPNGNMFPTIGDVHLAPFTDEQLYMEQFTKANFWYQPSFHGVDLSALRGAAVDEYFRQPIVDTFDIRILMAKSVKYTVNFLEAKEDDLHRIEIPFKFHMMHSGLVHGLAFWFDVAFIGSVVTVWLSTAPTEPLTHWYQVRCLLQSPLFAKAGDTLSGTALLLANKRQSYDISIVAQVDQTGSKSSNLLDLKNPFFRYTGATPSPPPGSHYTSPSENMWNTGGGYGMSQGMPGAYDLSGVIPSGSTVGHNNLIPLANTGIVNHTHSRMGSIMSTGIMQGNSSGQAGPSTSGGHYPINNQQFTMGGPAISMASPLSIPSNTMHYGS; this is translated from the exons ATGGGGACACCGAGGGCTCAGTTGCATGCCCTGCTCTTCAGTGGCGCAGCAGGAGAGCCCCGAAGTGGCCACAAGGCGGCGGTAGCGAGTCGTTTGGTTCTGCACCGCGGCCGGCCAGAGAGTCGCTGTTTGGTATTAGTTttccttctctttgctatcattTCCCTTTTCCTGGAGAGCCGGACGCTGCGCGGCGGTAGCGAGTCAGTATTTCACCCGGTGCAtcgctcccccccctcccccagtaaCAAGATGGCGGTGTCGGTGTTTCCCGGCGTGAGGCTCCTCTCCATCGGCGACGCAAATGGAGAAATCCAGCGGCACTCGGAGCAGCAGCCGCTGAAACTGGAGGTGAAGTCCACGCAAGAGGCTGCGCTGATCGCGCTCTCCAGCA gtGAGCAGGTCTGTGTGTTCAAGTGTTCGGTCTCTCGAGAGACGGAGTGCAGTCGGGTTGGTAAACAGTCCTTCATCATCACCCTGGGCTGCAACAGCGTCCTCCTCCAGTTCTCCTCCCCGAACG atttctgCTCTTTTTACAACATCCTGAAGAACTGCCGGGGCCACAGTGAGGAGCAGTCTGTGTTCACCGAGCGCACAGAGGAGTCCTCCGCAGTGCAGTACTTCCAG TTCTACGGCTACCTCTCTCAGCAGCAGAACATGATGCAGGACTACGTTCGGACCGGAACCTACCAGCGAGCCATCCTGCAGAACCACATAGACTTCAAGGACAAG GTGGTGCTCGATGTCGGCTGTGGCTCGGGGATCCTGTCCTTCTTCGCTGCTCAGGCCGGCGCTCGCAAGGTTTACGCGGTGGAGGCGAGCTCGATGGCTCAGCATGCTGAG ctcCTGGTGAAGAACAACAACCTGACGGATCGCATCCTGGTGATCTCTGGGAAGGTGGAGGAGGTGAATCTCCCGGAGCAGGTTGACATGATCATCTCGGAGCCCATGGGATACATGCTGTTCAACGAGAGGATGCTGGAGAGCTACCTGCACGCCAAGAAGTTCCTCAAACCCAacg GTAACATGTTCCCCACAATCGGCGACGTTCACCTGGCTCCCTTCACAGACGAGCAGCTCTACATGGAGCAATTCACCAAGGCCAACTTCTG gTATCAGCCCTCGTTCCACGGCGTGGACCTGTCTGCTCTGCGTGGCGCTGCTGTGGATGAGTACTTCAGGCAGCCCATCGTG gacacGTTTGATATCCGCATCCTGATGGCCAAATCAGTGAAATACACAGTCAACTTCCTGGAGGCAAAAGAGGATGACCTGCACAG GATAGAGATCCCCTTCAAGTTCCACATGATGCACTCTGGACTGGTCCACGGACTGGCCTTCTGGTTCGACGTGGCTTTCATCGGCTCAGT GGTGACAGTGTGGCTCTCCACGGCCCCCACAGAGCCCCTCACTCACTGGTACCAGGTCCGCTGTCTTCTCCAGTCCCCCCTCTTTGCCAAGGCAGGAGACACGCTGTCCGGAACGGCCCTGCTCCTCGCAAACAAGAG GCAGAGCTATGACATCAGCATTGTAGCTCAGGTTGACCAGACTGGTTCTAAATCCAGCAACTTGCTGGACCTGAAGAACCCCTTTTTTAG gTACACTGgcgccaccccctccccccctcccggATCCCACTACACCTCCCCCTCCGAAAACATGTGGAACACAGGGGGGGGCTACGGCATGAGCCAAG ggATGCCTGGAGCCTATGACCTCAGTGGTGTTATTCCCAGTGGATCAACAGTCGGCCACAACAACCTCATCCCACTGG cgaACACAGGGATTGTGAATCACACACACTCCAGGATGGGATCCATCATGAGCACGGGAATCATGCAGG GTAACTCCAGCGGGCAGGCGGGCCCCAGCACCAGCGGGGGCCACTACCCCATCAACAACCAGCAGTTCACCATGGGGGGCCCCGCCATCTCCATGGCCTCCCCCCTGTCCATCCCCAGCAACACGATGCATTATGGGAGCTAA
- the LOC131705029 gene encoding guanine nucleotide-binding protein G(I)/G(S)/G(O) subunit gamma-5-like, with product MSTNNTSSNLVLMQKVVQQLRMEAGARRIKVSQAATELQNFCLQNAHKDPLLMGVPSSDNPFRPPKSCSVL from the exons ATGTCCACTAATAATACCAGCAGCAACCTCGTCCTCATGCAGAAAGTCGTGCAGCAACTCCGAATGGAAGCCGGGGCTCGAAGGATTAAG GTGTCCCAGGCGGCGACGGAACTGCAGAATTTCTGCCTCCAGAACGCCCACAAAGACCCCCTGCTGATGGGGGTCCCCTCCAGCGACAACCCGTTCCGCCCCCCCAAGTCCTGCTCCGTGCTGTGA
- the LOC117402073 gene encoding ATP-dependent Clp protease proteolytic subunit, mitochondrial, which translates to MMLLLRTRAWLRGGSAVLRGCRLIHETLPSCSRMVPIVIEQTGRGERAYDIYSRLLRERIICVMGPIDDHVASLVIAQLLFLQSESNKKPIHMYINSPGGVVTAGLGIYDTMQYILNPISTWCVGQAASMGSLLLAAGSPGMRHSLPNSRIMIHQPSGGTRGQATDIAIQAEEILKLKKQINVIYAKHTKQPLEVIEGVMERDRYLSSVEAQDFGIIDKVLVHPPHAGEDEPQLVQKETPSTPTSSKPEP; encoded by the exons atgatgctgctgctgcgtACA aGAGCGTGGCTGCGTGGGGGCAGCGCTGTGCTGCGTGGCTGCAGGCTGATCCACGAGACCCTCCCCTCCTGCAGCCGGATGGTTCCCATCGTCATCGAGCAGACG GGTCGTGGGGAGCGAGCGTATGATATCTACTCACGCCTGCTGAGAGAGAGGATCATCTGTGTGATGGGACCG ATCGATGATCACGTTGCCAGTCTGGTGATCGCTCAGCTTCTCTTCCTGCAGTCGGAGAGCAACAAGAAACCCATCCACATGTACATCAACAGCCCTG GGGGCGTGGTGACGGCAGGGCTGGGCATCTATGACACGATGCAGTACATCTTGAACCCGATCTCTACGTGGTGCGTCGGCCAGGCGGCCAGCATGGGCTCCCTGCTCCTCGCCGCCGGCTCCCCAGGCATGAGGCACTCGCTCCCCAACTCCAGGATCATGATTCACCAGCCCTCGGGCGGGACCAGG GGCCAGGCCACTGACATTGCAATCCAGGCTGAGGAGATCCTCAAGCTGAAGAAACAGATCAACGTGATCTACGCCAAGCACACGAAGCAGCCCCTCGAGGTCATAG AGGGGGTGATGGAGCGGGACCGCTACCTGAGCTCCGTGGAGGCGCAGGATTTCGGGATCATCGACAAGGTGCTGGTGCACCCGCCGCACGCAGGAGAGGACGAGCCACAGCTGGTGCAGAAAGAGACGCCCTCGACACCAACATCAAGCAAACCAGAGCCCTga